Proteins co-encoded in one Papaver somniferum cultivar HN1 chromosome 5, ASM357369v1, whole genome shotgun sequence genomic window:
- the LOC113279266 gene encoding uncharacterized protein LOC113279266, with translation MTAIHLDGKANKWYDNFCLNKIDIPWPYFCDNVCSRFENPAHDNIVGLFNKLARQNTVDVYFEEFEYYKALLLSVHKDFPETYFIASFIGGLKEELRSSVLMFDPKTLLHAFSLARMQAKTLKSTFVPSTSSTTNLVPKPIQTLPIKKLTPEEVQARKAHGLCFNCDEAYNRGDICKKQYLCVLIGEEAEEIYEPGGEPEHDTDEEPPLESDMEISLHALTGNISGDTIRIPGFVKKKAISILIDNGSTHSFIDSALAASLHCSIAQTGNLLVTVANGDKTVSSGVCSQLEWTMQGHKFCGDLRLLPLGGCDIVLGAYWLRNLGDVQFNLSKLCITFKHNGKKITLTGVPQKSSLSMMSGYAVKKQKHTHGIVGQLFSITSSPVQLTTLPPFANLLTEFSDVSLKNLVKEMLHSGIIQPSHSPFASLILLVKKKDNYWRFCVDYRKLNSITIKDKFPIPVIDELLDELHGSKFFTKIDLKSGYHQIIVSPSDIHKIAFRTHHRHFEFKVMSFGLTNAPTTFQALMSNIFQEHIRKFILVFFDDILVYSPTLEDHLLHLQTTLELPRLHQLTTNFSKCSFGQSKIKYLGHISTGNGVMGDPEKIYAMVDWPTHTNLKALRGFLGLTGYYRKFVQNYGIISIPLTELLEKDAFSWSPAATTTFLQLKNAMTTTPVLVLPDFSKQFILETDVCDLGIGVFLMQEGRAIYFYSKPLGPRAASLSTYEKELLAIVQAVTKWKHYLQVNYADDPKAQHLIAQLTITPHTTPHYSYINGVLRYKNRLYVGSSSTTKSKILNSLHCSAFGGHSGMQATYIRAKSYLFWPAMKKDILLYDSTCDVCQRNKGEHTFPNGLLQPLPIPNHAWQHISMDFIEGLPMNERKSVILVVVDRLTKYRHFIGLHHPRTASSIAREFISQVLKLDGLPSSIVSGRDNIFTSNFWQDLFKALGTQLHLSTAYHPQTDGETERVNSFLEIYLRCMCHQPKKWNLWLPLAEWWYNTNYHTILKMCPFQAFYGYLLPHLAFPSTATTSITEVESYLKQRDVVLLLLKDTLHKS, from the exons ATGACAGCCATACATCTAGATGGTAAGGCCAATAAGTGGTATGACAATTTTTGCCTCAATAAAATTGATATTCCATGGCCATATTTTTGTGATAATGTTTGTTCCAGATTTGAAAATCCTGCTCATGATAATATAGTTGGCTTGTTCAATAAATTGGCTCGGCAGAACACTGTTGATGtttattttgaagaatttgagtatTACAAGGCCTTACTATTAAGTGTTCATAAGGATTTCCCTGAGACATATTTCATTGCTAGCTTTATTGGTGGCTTAAAGGAGGAGCTCAGAAGCTCAGTCCTAATGTTTGATCCTAAAACACTACTCCATGCTTTTTCACTTGCAAGGATGCAAGCAAAAACTCTT AAATCTACTTTTGTTCCATCAACTTCATCCACTACAAACCTTGTACCTAAACCTATCCAAACTTTACCAATCAAGAAACTTACTCCAGAAGAAGTACAAGCTAGGAAAGCACATGGGTTATGCTTCAACTGTGATGAAGCTTACAATAGGGGAGATATTTGTAAAAAGCAGTATTTATGTGTGCTTATAGGGGAAGAAGCTGAGGAAATTTATGAGCCTGGAGGAGAGCCTGAACATGACACTGATGAAGAACCTCCACTTGAGAGTGATATGGAAATCTCCTTACATGCCTTGACTGGAAATATCTCAGGGGACACCATAAGAATTCCTGGTTTTGTAAAGAAAAAAGCTATCTCCATTTTAATTGATAATGGTAGCACACACAGTTTTATAGATTCTGCTTTGGCTGCCAGCTTACATTGTTCCATTGCTCAAACTGGTAATTTATTGGTCACAGTAGCAAATGGGGATAAAACAGTGAGTTCTGGTGTTTGTTCTCAGTTGGAATGGACGATGCAAGGTCACAAGTTTTGTGGTGATTTGAGACTACTTCCTCTAGGAGGGTGTGATATAGTTTTGGGAGCATATTGGTTAAGGAACTTGGGTGATGTTCAATTCAACTTATCAAAACTCTGCATTACTTTCAAACACAATGGTAAGAAGATCACATTAACTGGTGTTCCGCAGAAGTCTTCACTAAGCATGATGAGTGGTTATGCAGTCAAGAAACAGAAACATACTCATGGCATTGTTGGCCAATTATTTTCCATTACTAGCTCCCCTGTCCAACTAACCACCCTACCACCATTTGCCAACTTACTCACTGAGTTCTCTGATGTTTCACTGA AGAATCTAGTCAAAGAAATGCTCCATTCTGGCATCATACAACCAAGTCACAGTCCATTTGCTTCTCTCATTTTACTTGTCAAGAAAAAGGACAACTAttggagattttgtgtggatTACAGGAAGCTGAATAGCATCACTATTAAGGACAAATTTCCAATACCAGTTATTGATGAGTTGTTGGATGAATTGCATGGCTCTAAGTTTTTTACCAAGATTGACTTGAAGTCTGGTTACCACCAAATCATAGTCTCTCCTTCTGACATCCACAAAATAGCATTCAGGACTCATCATAGGCATTTTGAATTCAAGGTAATGTCATTTGGTCTCACTAATGCACCAACTACTTTTCAAGCTCTAATGAGTAACATTTTTCAAGAACATATTAGGAAGTTCATTCTtgtcttctttgatgacattctGGTTTATAGTCCTACTTTAGAAGATCACTTATTACACTTACAAACAACATTGGAGCTCCCCAGACTACATCAGCTGACAACAAATTTCTCCAAATGCTCCTTTGGCCAGTCTAAGATTAAATATTTGGGACACATCAGTACAGGCAATGGAGTTATGGGTGATCCTGAGAAGATATATGCAATGGTAGATTGGCCCACTCATACCAACCTAAAAGCCTTGAGAGGATTCTTAGGCCTTACAGGGTATTATAGGAAATTTGTGCAGAATTATGGCATCATTAGCATACCACTTACCGAACTTTTGGAGAAGGATGCTTTCAGTTGGTCTCCTGCAGCAACTACAACTTTCCTTCAGCTCAAAAACGCAATGACAACTACTCCTGTTTTAGTTCTGCCTGATTTTAGCAAACAGTTCATCCTTGAAACTgatgtttgtgacttaggcaTTGGAGTTTTCCTTATGCAAGAAGGCAGAGCTATATATTTTTACAGCAAGCCCCTTGGACCCAGAGCTGCTTCCCTATCCACTTATGAGAAGGAGCTTTTAGCAATTGTTCAAGCAGTCACTAAATGGAAACATTACTTACAAG TCAA CTATGCTGATGATCCTAAGGCacaacatcttattgctcagctCACTATTACTCCTCATACAACTCCTCACTATTCTTACATTAATGGAGTCTTGAGGTACAAAAACAGGCTTTATGTTGGCAGCTCTTCTACAACAAAATCTAAAATTCTTAACTCTCTACATTGTTCAGCTTTTGGAGGACATTCTGGTATGCAAGCTACTTACATTAGAGCTAAATCCTATTTATTTTGGCCTGCCATGAAGAAGGATATCCTGTTATATGATTCCACTTGTGATGTGTGTCAAAGGAATAAAGGGGAACACACATTTCCAAATGGCCTACTACAACCACTGCCCATTCCAAATCATGCTTGGCAGCACATATCAATGGATTTCATTGAGGGATTACCAATGAATGAGAGAAAATCAGTTATCCTGGTGGTAGTTGACAGATTAACAAAGTATAGACACTTCATTGGTCTACACCATCCACGCACTGCTTCTTCTATTGCCAGGGAATTCATTTCACAGGTTTTGAAGCTTGATGGTCTTCCATCCTCTATTGTTTCTGGCAGAGACAATATCTTCACCAGCAACTTTTGGCAAGACCTTTTTAAAGCTCTTGGCACTCAGCTGCACCTCAGTACAGCTTACCATCCACAGACTGATGGTGAAACTGAGAGAGTAAACTCTTTCCTTGAGATTTACTTGAGATGTATGTGTCACCAGCCCAAGAAATGGAATTTATGGCTTCCActtgcagaatggtggtataacaccaaTTACCACACCATCTTGAAGATGTGCCCATTTCAAGCCTTCTATGGCTATCTCCTACCACACTTAGCTTTTCCATCCACTGCCACCACCTCTATTACTGAAGTTGAATCTTATTTAAAGCAAAGGGATGTTGTGCTTTTGTTACTCAAAGATACTCTACACAAATCTTAA